The Lycium ferocissimum isolate CSIRO_LF1 chromosome 1, AGI_CSIRO_Lferr_CH_V1, whole genome shotgun sequence genome includes a region encoding these proteins:
- the LOC132047256 gene encoding heat shock 70 kDa protein 8: protein MAEQAYTVVSDSETTGEEKTSPAFPEIAIGIDIGTSQCSVAVWNGSQVELIRNTRNRKLMRSYVTFKDEVPAGGVSDELAHEYDMLSGAAIFNMKRLIGRVDTDPVVHASKSLPFLVETLDIGVRPFIAALVNNMWRSTTPEEVLAIFLIELRAMAEAKLRRPVRNVVLTIPVSFSRFQLTRIERACAMAGLHVLRLMPEPTAVALLYAQQQQQSAHENMGSGSEKIALIFNMGAGYCDVAITATAGGVSQIKALAGSTVGGEDLLQNLMHHLLPNMDDLFSSHGIEDIKRMGLLRVATQDAIHKLSSDTSVPVDVDLGNRTKISEVLQRAEFEEVNKEVFEKCEALIKRCLQAAKLEAEDMHDVIIVGGCSYIPKVRNIVMSMCKREEFYSGMNPMEAAVRGAALEGAVASGISDPFGNLDLLTIQATPLSIGIQADGSNFIPIIHQHTTTPVRKEQIFTTVHDNQTEALILVYEGDEKTEEENYLLGYFKIRGIPPLPKGVPQINVCMDIDASNVLRVFAGVMMPGEKHSPTPFMEVRMPTVDDGQGWSAKALHKTYGSTLDLVTVQKKGQH, encoded by the coding sequence ATGGCTGAACAAGCATACACTGTGGTGTCCGACAGTGAAACAACCGGGGAGGAAAAAACTTCACCTGCTTTCCCTGAGATAGCAATTGGAATTGACATTGGTACATCTCAATGTAGTGTGGCAGTTTGGAATGGATCTCAGGTGGAGCTCATCAGAAACACGAGAAATCGGAAATTGATGAGATCATATGTTACCTTCAAAGATGAGGTCCCTGCTGGTGGTGTTAGCGATGAACTGGCTCACGAATATGACATGTTATCTGGAGCTGCAATCTTCAACATGAAACGTCTGATTGGTAGAGTCGATACAGATCCTGTGGTTCACGCCAGCAAAAGCCTCCCCTTTTTGGTTGAAACTTTAGATATCGGTGTTAGGCCATTTATTGCTGCCCTAGTGAACAATATGTGGAGGTCCACTACTCCTGAAGAAGTTCTTGCTATCTTTCTAATTGAACTAAGAGCTATGGCTGAAGCTAAACTAAGACGTCCTGTTAGGAATGTGGTTTTGACAATCCCGGTGTCATTTAGCCGATTCCAGTTGACCCGAATAGAACGAGCCTGTGCCATGGCCGGGCTTCATGTTCTAAGATTGATGCCTGAACCAACTGCAGTTGCTCTGTTATATGCTCAGCAGCAACAACAGTCTGCACATGAAAATATGGGTAGCGGGAGTGAAAAGATAGCCCTTATATTCAATATGGGTGCTGGTTATTGTGATGTAGCTATAACAGCTACAGCAGGTGGTGTTTCGCAGATCAAGGCCTTAGCTGGCAGCACGGTTGGAGGTGAGGACCTACTTCAAAATCTGATGCATCATCTCTTACCAAACATGGATGATTTATTCTCAAGCCATGGAATCGAAGATATAAAGAGAATGGGGTTGCTTCGTGTTGCCACCCAGGACGCCATCCACAAACTCTCATCCGATACAAGTGTCCCAGTTGATGTCGACTTGGGAAACAGAACAAAAATATCTGAGGTTCTCCAACGGGCGGAGTTTGAAGAGGTCAACAAAGAAGTATTCGAGAAATGTGAGGCTTTGATAAAACGTTGCTTGCAAGCTGCTAAACTAGAAGCGGAAGACATGCACGATGTCATAATTGTTGGTGGGtgttcttacattccaaaggtTCGTAACATTGTAATGAGTATGTGCAAAAGAGAAGAGTTCTATTCTGGAATGAACCCGATGGAGGCAGCTGTACGTGGTGCAGCATTGGAAGGAGCAGTAGCTTCAGGAATTAGTGATCCGTTTGGGAATTTGGACTTGTTAACCATCCAAGCAACTCCTTTAAGCATTGGCATTCAAGCTGATGGAAGCAACTTTATACCAATTATtcatcaacacaccacaacaccAGTAAGGAAAGAACAGATTTTCACTACTGTCCACGACAACCAAACCGAAGCATTGATCCTAGTTTATGAAGGCGACGAGAAAACCGAGGAAGAGAACTATCTGTTAGGCTATTTTAAGATCAGAGGAATACCTCCATTACCAAAAGGTGTTCCACAGATTAATGTGTGCATGGACATTGATGCTTCTAATGTCCTGAGAGTGTTTGCTGGTGTAATGATGCCCGGGGAGAAGCATTCACCCACCCCTTTCATGGAAGTTAGGATGCCTACAGTTGATGATGGACAAGGCTGGTCTGCTAAAGCTCTGCATAAAACATATGGCTCTACTTTGGATTTGGTCACTGTGCAAAAGAAAGGACAGCATTGA